One segment of Theobroma cacao cultivar B97-61/B2 chromosome 9, Criollo_cocoa_genome_V2, whole genome shotgun sequence DNA contains the following:
- the LOC18590155 gene encoding beta-glucosidase BoGH3B → MARVSVPLVGLFLLFSFLAFTAQARTEHMKYKDPSLPTNIRIRDLMKRMTVGEKIGQMAQIDRAVATPEIMRDYGIGSILSGGGSVPRPKATPQDWIKMVNNFQNGSLSTRLGIPMIYGIDAVHGQNNVYKATIFPHNIGLGATRDPELVRRIGAATALEVRATGINYAFAPCVAVCRDPRWGRCYESYSEDPEIVREMTEIINGLQGEIPQNSRKGVPYIGGKDKVAACAKHFVGDGGTTNGINENNTVIDRHGLLSIHMPGYYESIIKGVSTVMVSYSSWNGEKMHAHHDLITNFLKGTLRFRGFVITDWEGIDKITATPHSNYTYSVLAGVQAGIDMFMIPFNHTEFIHTLTKLVRDKFIPMSRIDDAVRRILRVKYKLGLFENPMADESFVAELGSQAHQELAREAVRKSLVLLKNGENADDAVLPLPKKASRILVAGSHANDLGNQCGGWTISWQGLSGNHTAGTTILEGISAAVDPDTKIVFKENPDMDFVKSKNFSYAIVVVGEPPYAEGQGDSMNLTIPEQSQYTIYNVCANIKCVVVLISGRPLEVMPHLDQVDAFVAAWLPGSEGQGVADVLFGDYGFTGKLPRTWFKTVDQLPMNVGDPHYDPLYPLGYGLTTKPV, encoded by the exons atggcGAGAGTATCAGTCCCCTTAGTGGGATTATTTCTTCTCTTCAGTTTCTTGGCATTCACGGCACAAGCAAGAACTGAGCACATGAAGTACAAGGACCCCAGCCTGCCCACTAACATTCGGATTAGGGACCTCATGAAACGAATGACTGTAGGAGAAAAGATTGGTCAGATGGCGCAAATAGACCGTGCTGTAGCCACTCCAGAGATCATGAGGGACTACGGGATTGGAAGCATCCTAAGCGGCGGAGGAAGCGTGCCGCGTCCTAAGGCCACTCCACAGGATTGGATCAAAATGGTTAATAATTTCCAAAATGGTTCTCTCTCAACCAGGCTTGGGATCCCAATGATTTATGGCATTGATGCGGTGCATGGACAGAACAATGTTTACAAGGCCACCATATTTCCTCATAACATTGGCCTTGGTGCTACAAG GGATCCCGAGCTTGTGAGGAGGATTGGTGCTGCGACGGCTCTTGAAGTTAGAGCTACTGGCATAAATTATGCATTTGCACCATGCGTTGCG GTCTGTCGAGATCCTAGATGGGGTAGATGTTATGAGAGTTACAGTGAAGATCCTGAAATCGTCAGGGAAATGACAGAAATCATAAATGGATTGCAGGGTGAAATCCCTCAGAATTCACGTAAGGGTGTTCCTTACATTGGTGGAAA GGACAAGGTTGCAGCTTGTGCCAAGCACTTTGTGGGTGATGGTGGCACAACCAACGGCATCAATGAAAACAACACGGTGATTGATAGGCATGGATTGCTGAGCATTCACATGCCAGGTTATTATGAGTCCATCATTAAAGGAGTGTCGACAGTCATGGTTTCCTACTCTAGCTGGAATGGAGAGAAAATGCATGCTCACCACGATCTCATCACCAATTTCCTCAAGGGCACCCTTAGGTTCAGG GGCTTTGTCATCACTGATTGGGAGGGTATTGATAAGATTACAGCTACTCCCCATTCAAACTATACATATTCCGTTCTGGCTGGGGTTCAAGCTGGCATTGACATG TTTATGATTCCCTTCAACCATACCGAGTTTATTCATACTTTGACTAAACTTGTCAGAGACAAATTCATTCCCATGAGCCGTATTGACGATGCTGTTAGGAGGATTTTGAGAGTGAAATACAAACTTGGCTTATTCGAGAACCCCATGGCTGATGAAAGCTTTGTGGCTGAGCTTGGAAGCCAG GCTCATCAAGAATTGGCAAGGGAGGCTGTCAGAAAATCGCTTGTTTTGTTGAAGAATGGAGAAAATGCAGATGATGCTGTGCTACCCCTTCCCAAGAAGGCATCTAGGATCTTGGTTGCTGGAAGCCATGCCAATGATTTGGGTAATCAATGCGGTGGTTGGACTATCTCTTGGCAAGGACTTAGCGGAAACCACACTGCTG GAACCACCATTCTCGAAGGTATTTCAGCAGCTGTCGACCCTGACACAAAAATTGTCTTCAAAGAGAATCCTGACATGGATTTTGTCAAGTCCAAAAACTTCTCCTATGCCATTGTTGTTGTTGGAGAGCCTCCCTATGCTGAGGGACAAGGAGACAGTATGAACTTGACAATTCCAGAGCAAAGTCAATATACAATATACAATGTCTGTGCGAATATCAAGTGTGTGGTTGTTCTAATTTCCGGACGACCTCTGGAGGTAATGCCCCATCTTGACCAAGTAGACGCTTTCGTTGCAGCGTGGCTGCCTGGGTCAGAAGGCCAAGGGGTTGCTGATGTTCTTTTTGGAGACTACGGGTTCACAGGTAAACTGCCTAGAACCTGGTTCAAGACTGTGGATCAGCTCCCAATGAATGTCGGTGATCCTCATTACGACCCTCTTTACCCCCTCGGTTATGGCCTCACAACCAAGCCTGTCTAG
- the LOC18590156 gene encoding structural maintenance of chromosomes protein 3, with protein sequence MFIKQIIIEGFKSYREQIATEPFSPKVNCVVGANGSGKTNFFHAIRFVLSDLFQNLRSEDRHALLHEGAGHQVLSAFVEIVFDNFDNRIPVDKEEVRLRRTIGLKKDEYFLDGKHITKTEVMNLLESAGFSRSNPYYVVQQGKIASLTLMKDSERLDLLKEIGGTRVYEERRRESLKIMQETGNKRKQIIQVVQYLDERLKELDEEKEELRKYQQLDKQRRSLVYTIYDKELQDARRKLEELEEARTKVSETSAKMYNAVLDSHERFKELDKMSKDVTKELQSLNKDKEALEIQQAEALKKQTALDLDVIDLEERMSGNMQAKDDAVKQLQMLQKEIQDSTEELNRIKPLYDSQVKKEENITKGIMEREKQLSILYQKQGRATQFSSKAARDKWLQKEIDDLQRVLSSNLMQEQKLQDEIGRLNADLKDLDVSIERRKTEIKELESSISQSRFNTQKTERDKLQDERKSLWEKESKLSAEIDKLKAEVEKAEKSLDHATPGDVRRGLNSIRRICREYNIGGVFGPIIELLNCDEKFFTAVEVTAGNSLFHVVVEKDEISTQIIRHLNSLKGGRVTFIPLNRVKAPHVTYPQSSDVIPLLKKLNFSPKFTPAFAQVFGRTVICRDIDVATRVARTDGLDCITLEGDQVSKKGGMTGGFYDYRRSKLKFMNVIMQNTMSINKKEEELKGVGSELQKLEQKITAFVTEQQQLDAKRVLDKSLLEQHKQDIANANKQKQYICKALENKEKSLADVQTQIDQLRASMAMKHAEMGTELIDHLTPEEKDLLSRLNPEITDLKEQLISCRSDRIETETRKAELETNLTTNLKRRKQELEAIISVAEADTLLDEAELKRHELMDAKLLVQDATQELKRVSDRIDERTKQLRAIKDEKNNLKGLEDAYEGTLQDEAKELEQLLSKRSNLLAKQEEFSKKIRELGPLSSDAFETYKRKQVKELQKMLHRCNEQLQQFSHVNKKALDQYVNFTEQREELQKRQAELDSGDEKIKELIAVLDQRKDESIERTFKGVARHFREVFSELVQGGHGHLVMMKKKDGDRADDDDHDDDGPREVDLEGRVEKYIGVKVKVSFTGQGETQSMKQLSGGQKTVVALTLIFAIQRCDPAPFYLFDEIDAALDPQYRTAVGNMIRRLADMANTQFITTTFRPELVKVADQIYGVTHKNRVSRVNVVSKEDALDFIEHDQSHNTD encoded by the exons ATGTTTATAAAACAG ATTATTATAGAAGGGTTCAAAAGCTACAGGGAGCAGATTGCTACTGAGCCTTTCAGTCCAAAAGTTAATTGTGTTG TTGGTGCTAATGGGTCTGGCAAAACAAACTTTTTTCATG CAATTCGTTTTGTTTTGAGTGACCTCTTCCAAAATCTGCGAAGTGAAGATAGGCATGCATTGCTACAT GAAGGTGCAGGACACCAGGTTTTATCTGCATTTGTGGAGAttgtttttgataattttgacaatCGTATCCCG GTTGACAAGGAGGAGGTACGCCTACGTCGAACAATTGGCTTGAAGAAGGATGAGTACTTCTTGGATGGAAAGCATATCAC GAAAACAGAAGTTATGAATTTACTGGAAAGTGCTGGGTTTTCTCGTTCTAATCCTTATTATGTTGTGCAACAAGGCAAG ATAGCATCCTTGACCTTGATGAAAGATTCTGAGAGGCTGGACTTATTGAAAGAAATTGGTGGTACTCGAGTTTATGAAGAGAGACGTCGTGAAAGCTTGAAAATCATGCAGGAAACTG GCAATAAAAGGAAGCAAATAATACAAGTTGTTCAGTACTTAGATGAGAGATTAAAAGAGCTGgatgaagagaaagaagagcTTAGAAAATATCAGCAGCTTGACAAGCAGAGAAGGTCACTAGTATACACCATTTATGATAAAGAACTTCAAGATGCTCGGCGTAAATTGGAAGAG TTAGAAGAAGCTCGAACCAAGGTTTCTGAAACATCAGCTAAAATGTATAATGCTGTGCTGGATTCCCATGAAAGGTTCAAGGAACTCGACAAGATGTCTAAAGATGTGACAAAGGAGCTTCAAAGTTTAAACAAAGATAAAGAAGCCTTAGAAATTCAACAAGCGGAAGCTCTAAAGAAGCAGACTGCACTCGACCTTGATGTAATTGATCTAGAAGAGAGGATGTCGGGGAACATGCAAGCCAAA GATGATGCAGTGAAACAGCTACAGATGTTGCAGAAGGAAATACAGGACTCAACAGAGGAGCTTAACAGGATTAAACCCCTGTATGACAGCCAAGTCAAAAAGGAGGAGAATATAACAAAAGG GATCATGGAGCGTGAAAAGCAGCTTAGCATTCTTTATCAGAAACAAGGTCGTGCTACTCAGTTTTCCAGTAAAGCTGCTCGTGATAAATGGCTTCAAAAGGAAATTGATGATTTGCAACGAGTGCTTTCGTCAAACTTGATGCAG GAGCAAAAGCTTCAGGATGAAATTGGTCGGCTTAATGCTGACTTGAAGGACTTGGATGTTTCTATTGAAAGACGCAAAACTGAAATCAAAGAGTTAGAATCTTCAATCTCTCAGTCACGGTTCAACACTCAGAAAACAGAAAGAGACAAGCTGCAGGATGAAAGGAA GTCCTTAtgggaaaaagaaagtaaactTTCTGCTGAAATAGATAAGCTGAAAGCAGAAGTTGAGAAAGCAGAGAAGAGCCTCGATCATGCAACTCCTGGA GATGTAAGGAGAGGGCTGAATTCTATCAGGAGGATCTGCAGAGAGTATAATATTGGTGGAGTGTTTGGTCCAATTATTGAGCTACTCAATTGTGATGAGAAGTTTTTTACTGCAGTTGAAGTAACTGCTGGAAACAG TTTATTTCATGTGGTTGTTGAAAAGGATGAGATATCAACCCAGATAATTCGACATCTTAATTCTCTGAAAGGTGGACGTGTTACTTTTATACCACTTAACCGCGTAAAGGCTCCACATGTTACATATCCACAAAGTTCTGACGTGATACCTCTGTTAAAGAAATTGAACTTTTCTCCCAAATTCACTCCCGCATTTGCACAG GTATTTGGTAGAACAGTGATCTGCCGAGATATTGATGTGGCTACAAGAGTTGCTCGGACTGATGGCCTGGATTGCATAACTTTGGAAG GTGATCAAGTTAGCAAGAAGGGTGGTATGACTGGGGGATTTTATGATTATAGGCGCTCCAAATTAAAGTTCATGAATGTAATTATGCAAAACACGATGTCTATAAATAAGAAGGAAGAAGAGCTGAAAGGAGTTGGCTCAGAACTTCAAA AGTTAGAACAGAAAATTACAGCCTTTGTTACTGAACAGCAGCAACTTGATGCTAAGCGGGTTCTTGACAAATCACTGTTGGAACAGCATAAGCAGGACATTGCTAATGCTAATAAGCAAAAgcaatatatatgtaaagcTCTTGAAAATAAG GAAAAGTCACTTGCAGATGTCCAGACGCAAATTGATCAGCTTAGAGCTAGTATGGCCATGAAACATGCTGAAATGGGCACAGAGCTTATTGATCACTTAACGCCAGAAGAGAAGGACCTTCTGTCTAGATTGAACCCTGAAATAACAGATCTTAAGGAGCAGCTTATCAGTTGCAGGAGTGATCGCATTGAG ACTGAAACGAGAAAAGCAGAACTTGAGACTAATCTCACAACCAACCTTAAGAGGCGGAAACAAGAGTTGGAAGCAATAATATCTGTGGCAGAGGCTGACACGTTGCTTGATGAAGCTGAATTAAAGAGGCATGAGCTGATGGATGCTAAATTATTGGTTCAAGATGCAACACAGGAGCTTAAAA GAGTTTCTGATAGAATTGATGAACGAACAAAGCAACTTAGGGCAATCAAGGATGAAAAGAACAATCTAAAG GGTTTGGAAGATGCCTATGAGGGGACACTTCAGGATGAAGCGAAAGAGTTGGAACAACTATTAAGTAAAAGGAGTAATCTTCTTGCTAAGCAAGAGGAGttctcaaagaaaataagggaGCTGGGTCCTTTGTCGTCAGATGCTTTTGAAAC gTATAAGCGAAAGCAGGTGAAAGAGTTGCAGAAAATGCTTCATAGGTGCAATGAGCAGCTGCAACAGTTCAGCCATGTGAACAAAAAAGCACTTGACCAGTATGTAAATTTCACAGAGCAAAGAGAAGAACTGCAGAAAAGGCAGGCTGAGTTGGACTCAGGCGATGAG aaaattaaagaaCTTATAGCAGTTTTAGATCAGCGGAAGGATGAATCAATAGAACGCACTTTCAAAGGTGTTGCCCGACATTTTCGAGAAGTATTCTCTGAACTTGTGCAAGGTGGTCATGGTCATTTGgtgatgatgaagaaaaag GATGGTGATCgtgctgatgatgatgatcatgatgatgatggacCTCGTGAGGTGGATTTGGAGGGAAGGGTTGAGAAATACATTGGCGTAAAAGTGAAG GTTTCTTTTACTGGGCAAGGTGAGACTCAATCAATGAAGCAGCTGTCTGGAGGACAGAAAACTGTTGTAGCCCTCACGTTAATTTTTGCGATTCAACGATGTGATCCTGCTcccttttatctttttgatgAGATAGATGCAGCGCTGGATCCTCAATACCGAACTGCTGTTGGAA ATATGATTCGTCGTCTGGCAGACATGGCAAATACACAATTCATAACCACCACATTTCGGCCAGAGCTTGTCAAAGTTGCTGATCAGATATATGGGGTGACACATAAAAACAGGGTCAGCCGTGTAAATGTTGTCTCGAAGGAAGATGCGCTAGATTTTATCGAGCATGATCAGTCTCATAATACTGATTAA